The sequence below is a genomic window from Salinispira pacifica.
CTTCGATCCGGTGATCTTTTTCTATGCCCTGAACGGTACAATGGTGCTGATCGATATTTCGTTGTATTTCAGAAATAAATACCTGTATATTAAGGAAACAGGCGAAGCTAAGGAGACGGTGGAATAATGGTACTCATAGTATTTTCCAGTCGCGGCGGAGCGACCAAAGACATTGCATTGAAAATTCAGGAAGGATTACGAACCTCGGGAATTAAGGCGGATGTGGAAGATGTGAAAAACAAGCCCGACCCTTCAGCATACTCAACCGTCATTTTGGGTGCGGGAATCCGGGCCGGATCCATAACAGGCGCCATGAAACGGTACTGGCAGCGAAACGAAGAAGAACTCACCCAACGAGCGCTTCTACTTTATGTCTCCTCAATGGCAAGGGGTGAAACGGGAAAAGAATATGTGGACAGCAACTTCAGCCCCCGGCTTCTGGCCCATGCACGCTTTGCGGGCAGCTGCGGCGGCAGAATCCGTCTCGAAGAATTAA
It includes:
- a CDS encoding flavodoxin domain-containing protein, which encodes MVLIVFSSRGGATKDIALKIQEGLRTSGIKADVEDVKNKPDPSAYSTVILGAGIRAGSITGAMKRYWQRNEEELTQRALLLYVSSMARGETGKEYVDSNFSPRLLAHARFAGSCGGRIRLEELSGFARFILKKVASITENQESLDEKSIETIIQTAQSAED